The Streptomyces sp. Alt3 genome has a segment encoding these proteins:
- a CDS encoding arginase family protein yields the protein MRHPSVRPGAGALGLPAADVDPVVSGSLEAEAVIMGLPFDAGVTGVPGQRHGPEIFRKLSPGHDWSVDDDGALGGLIDPLTGGPVLAGRRVFDLGDLGAVPIDPRVGRAAYYRALTGLVERLTRTRAVPLFIGGDHSLSAPVVTGLAAVHGPVRVVCFDAHCDFGARPMPGVTDITHGDFLGHLFQTGAVTACELYGVRTLLPASCGPLPADLRCTYAYGFPEPADTVEDEPVHLSIDLDVIDPMEFPATGHPEAGGYRLRELLAAVEHVCRTRRVVAVDIVEALQDDRENRATSATISALVMSCLRALLDDHHRGGTRGR from the coding sequence GTGAGGCACCCCTCGGTCCGGCCGGGTGCGGGCGCCCTGGGGCTGCCCGCGGCCGACGTCGACCCCGTCGTGTCCGGGTCCCTGGAGGCCGAAGCGGTGATCATGGGCCTGCCGTTCGACGCCGGGGTGACGGGGGTGCCCGGCCAACGCCACGGACCCGAGATCTTCCGCAAGCTGAGTCCGGGGCACGACTGGAGCGTCGACGACGACGGGGCGCTGGGCGGACTGATCGACCCGCTCACCGGGGGGCCGGTGCTCGCCGGCCGCCGGGTGTTCGACCTCGGCGACCTCGGCGCCGTACCGATCGACCCCCGGGTCGGCCGGGCCGCGTACTACCGGGCGCTGACCGGTCTCGTGGAACGGCTCACCAGGACGCGGGCCGTCCCCCTCTTCATCGGCGGGGACCACAGTCTCTCCGCGCCCGTGGTGACGGGACTCGCGGCCGTGCACGGACCCGTGCGCGTCGTGTGCTTCGACGCCCACTGCGACTTCGGCGCCCGGCCGATGCCGGGTGTCACCGACATCACGCACGGCGACTTCCTGGGGCACCTGTTCCAGACCGGAGCGGTCACCGCGTGCGAACTGTACGGCGTACGCACCTTGCTTCCGGCCTCGTGCGGACCGCTTCCGGCGGACCTGCGCTGTACGTACGCGTACGGCTTCCCGGAGCCGGCGGACACCGTGGAGGACGAGCCGGTCCATCTGTCGATCGACCTCGACGTGATCGACCCCATGGAGTTCCCGGCGACCGGACACCCCGAAGCGGGGGGCTACCGCCTGCGGGAACTGCTCGCCGCGGTCGAGCACGTGTGCCGTACACGCCGCGTGGTCGCCGTCGACATCGTGGAGGCCCTCCAGGACGACCGCGAGAACAGGGCGACGAGCGCCACGATCTCCGCGCTCGTCATGAGCTGCCTCCGGGCACTGCTGGACGACCACCACCGAGGAGGGACACGGGGCCGATGA